In one window of Cytophagaceae bacterium ABcell3 DNA:
- a CDS encoding PfkB family carbohydrate kinase, translating to MSLLVVGSVAFDAIETPFGKTDKIVGGAATYIGLSASYFSNNINLVSVVGEDFPKEDVKLLEAKGIDTAGLQIKEGEKTFFWSGRYHNDMNSRDTLVTELNVLGEFDPVVPDAYQKCDYLMLGNLAPKVQSLVINRLKKRPKLIVMDTMNFWMDVAMDDLKETISMVDVLSINDEEARQLSGEYSLVKAAKKILCMGPKILMIKKGEHGALLFNENHVFFAPALPLEDVFDPTGAGDTFAGGFIGYLAGSGDISFENMKRAVIYGSAMASFCVEKFGTERLANLTQKELEGRIKDFVELVQFEMVLS from the coding sequence ATGAGCTTGTTAGTTGTTGGATCAGTTGCTTTTGATGCTATAGAAACGCCATTTGGTAAAACCGATAAAATAGTCGGTGGCGCTGCCACTTACATAGGGCTGTCTGCTTCGTATTTTTCAAATAATATTAATTTAGTCTCTGTTGTAGGGGAAGATTTTCCTAAAGAAGATGTAAAGCTGTTGGAGGCAAAAGGTATTGATACCGCTGGGCTTCAAATAAAAGAAGGAGAAAAGACTTTCTTTTGGTCTGGAAGGTATCATAATGATATGAATTCCCGCGATACACTTGTAACAGAATTAAATGTTTTGGGGGAATTTGACCCTGTTGTTCCAGATGCTTATCAGAAGTGTGATTACTTAATGCTGGGCAACCTTGCTCCAAAAGTGCAGAGCCTTGTTATTAACCGGTTAAAAAAACGTCCTAAGCTCATAGTTATGGACACCATGAACTTTTGGATGGATGTGGCCATGGATGATTTGAAAGAAACGATCTCTATGGTTGATGTGCTGTCGATAAATGATGAAGAAGCAAGGCAGCTATCCGGTGAGTATTCCTTGGTAAAAGCAGCGAAAAAGATCCTTTGCATGGGACCAAAAATATTGATGATCAAAAAAGGAGAGCACGGTGCATTGTTGTTCAATGAGAACCATGTATTTTTTGCGCCTGCGCTTCCTTTGGAAGATGTTTTTGACCCCACAGGTGCGGGAGATACTTTTGCTGGCGGTTTCATTGGCTATTTGGCAGGAAGTGGGGATATTTCTTTTGAAAATATGAAAAGAGCTGTTATTTATGGCTCTGCTATGGCTTCTTTCTGTGTTGAAAAGTTCGGAACAGAAAGATTGGCCAACCTAACCCAAAAAGAGCTGGAAGGACGAATCAAAGATTTCGTAGAGTTGGTTCAGTTTGAAATGGTTCTTAGTTAA